A single region of the Oncorhynchus clarkii lewisi isolate Uvic-CL-2024 unplaced genomic scaffold, UVic_Ocla_1.0 unplaced_contig_5714_pilon_pilon, whole genome shotgun sequence genome encodes:
- the LOC139398525 gene encoding ribonuclease H2 subunit A-like, translating to MDLGEFEADNSVSCRLASAIPDVCKTEDCCLGIDEAGRGPVLGPMVYGICFCPVAKKEALKDLKVADSKTLTEAQREDLFRKLDEAKSFVGWALQILSPNTISTSMLQRSKYNLNALSHDAAIGLVQFALDSGVQLKEVFVDTVGPAEKYQEKLSQRFPGVEVTVRPKADSLFPIVSAASICAKVARDHSVKDWNFPEDLGEVDADYGSGYPSDPKTKAWLLKELDPVFGYPQFVRFSWSTTQTLLDSRAVTVHWDDDEEDGEKAAARQNNTSMLSYFKTSAQQGNTHQTHRFFTERRLQSLATL from the exons ATGGATCTCGGTGAGTTTGAAGCAGACAACTCGGTGAGCTGTCGCCTGGCTTCAGCAATACCCGACGTCTGCAAGACAGAAGACTGCTGTTTGGGTATCGATGAAGCCGGCAGGGGGCCTGTACTGG GACCCATGGTCTACGGAATATGTTTCTGTCCCGTCGCCAAAAAGGAAGCTCTGAAGGACTTAAAAGTGGCAG ACTCGAAGACATTGACAGAGGCCCAGAGAGAGGATCTATTCCGCAAGCTGGACGAGGCCAAGAGCTTTGTAGGCTGGGCTCTTCAGATTCTCTCACCCAACACTATCTCTACCAGCATGCTGCAGAG GTCAAAATACAACCTGAATGCTCTCTCTCATGACGCAGCCATTGGCCTGGTACAGTTCGCCCTGGACAGTGGAGTACAGCTCAAAGAG GTGTTTGTGGACACGGTGGGTCCTGCAGAGAAGTACCAGGAGAAGCTGTCCCAGCGGTTCCCCGGGGTGGAAGTGACCGTACGACCCAAAGCTGACTCCCTCTTCCCCATAGTCAGTGCTGCCAGTATCTGTGCCAAG GTGGCCAGGGACCATTCAGTAAAAGACTGGAACTTTCCAGAAGACCTAGGAGAGGTGGATGCAGACTATGGCTCTGGCTATCCCAGCG ACCCGAAGACGAAGGCGTGGCTGTTGAAGGAGCTTGACCCGGTGTTTGGCTACCCTCAGTTTGTCAGGTTCAGCTGGAGCACCACACAGACCCTGCTGGACAGCAGGGCTGTCACCGTACACTG ggatgatgatgaggaggatggtgagaagGCCGCAGCCCGTCAGAACAACACCTCCATGCTCTCCTACTTCAAGACCTCCGCCCAGCAGGgcaacacacaccagacacaccgCTTCTTCACAGAGAGGAGACTGCAGAGCCTGGCCACACtctga